The Dermacentor albipictus isolate Rhodes 1998 colony chromosome 2, USDA_Dalb.pri_finalv2, whole genome shotgun sequence genome has a segment encoding these proteins:
- the LOC139055800 gene encoding uncharacterized protein — protein MTRPPLTKIGPPVETLASLSEMYAIVEFTATEEVEVVPCTWVNGDKCLWPKVPSDRATRMVRRAAKPDAGFLSYDALVKGVFHTYEDGRAKLEEARFRSDLSESDGGGKRKRIRPLRYSSESDSDDDLPRAPLQLSMQHKTPCRVPKKRRMEPLQGNSEMTSLPGSSRETPALPFENRNEDEVGLIRDCVAVAEVAQQSQGAESQQHLDASPSANCNIHFAYFSQFQHTFGVLAH, from the exons atgacgaggccgcctttgacgaagataggtcctcctgtagaaacgttggccagcctgtctgag ATGTATGCAATTGTGGAGTTTACTGCTACAGAGGAAGTGGAGGTTGTGCCTTGCACGTGGGTAAATGGTGACAAATGTCTGTGGCCAAAAGTGCCATCAGATAGAGCCACAAGAATGGTTCGACGCGCAGCAAAACCAGATGCGGGATTCCTCTCATATGATGCGCTCGTGAAAGGTGTATTCC ACACATATGAAGATGGCCGTGCAAAGTTGGAAGAGGCCCGGTTCAGGTCCGATTTATCGGAATCTGATGGCGGTGGAAAGCGGAAGAGAATTAGACCTTTGCGCTACAGTTCGGAATCTGATTCCGATGATGACCTTCCGCGCGCCCCCTTGCAGCTTTCCATGCAGCACAAGACAC CTTGCAGAGTCCCAAAAAAGCGCAGAATGGAGCCTCTGCAAGGAAATTCAGAGATGACGTCACTGCCAG GTTCTAGTCGGGAGACACCCGCTCTTCCTTTCGAAAATCGGAATGAGGACGAAGTCGGCCTAATTAGGGATTGTGTGGCTGTGGCTGAGGTGGCGCAACAGTCCCAAG GAGCTGAGAGTCAGCAGCATTTGGATGCCAGCCCCAGTGCCAATTGTAATATTCACTTTGCCTATTTCTCACAGTTCCAACACACTTTTGGGGTGCTTGCTCATTAA
- the LOC139055626 gene encoding uncharacterized protein has product MLTVALQRNSPPGAETSNTPEPVLRCPLDSVREVLDFNEELTEGKSEALVLDLMGYGTRTLNTTIKSMMAYIMSDQAASEFSMDGRKGKVRFRDLKLVKVLFSAARRTRHHKDCTVDDVLYHIKEWLRRAKERCAATAKKD; this is encoded by the exons ATGCTGACAGTAGCCCTACAAAGAAATAGTCCTCCAGGTGCAGAAACTTCAAACACTCCTGAGCCAGTGCTGCGCTGCCCACTGGACAGTGTGCGAGAAGTCCTTGATTTCAATGAAGAACTGACTGAAGGAAAAAGTGAAGCTCTG GTTCTGGACCTTATGGGCTATGGAACAAGAACCCTGAACACAACTATTAAGTCAATGATGGCTTATATAATGAGTGATCAGGCTGCGTCGGAATTTAGTATGGACGGCCGCAAAGGCAAGGTTCGATTTAGGGACCTGAAGCTCGTCAAAGTTCTGTTCT CGGCTGCTCGGCGGACACGCCACCACAAAGACTGCACGgtagacgacgtgctctaccacATAAAGGAGTGGCTGCGCAGggcaaaagaaaggtgtgcagcCACTGCTAAGAAAGACTGA
- the LOC139055628 gene encoding uncharacterized protein, producing the protein MNCATLSTVVQVAIDLVDSDSDEEFDDLVVMLAVKLVRKDRNRIPRYYEDVVGSYIEFEFKRLFRLSRETFNCLADRYQASPFFPAARGGRARISAEKTCLIVLSYLGSQCSMYSIANRFDVTESSVHACIERVLSLLHSMSEEVIAWPDQQEQERSKGGFLIKSAGKGPRNTIGCVDGSHIEINTPTESPHSYFNRKKFPSLILQGICNHENRFIDVLIGFPGSAHDARVLREGPFFEAAATKCSNGYILGDSAYPLLPWLMTPYKDTQRSFPSWKRKYNKCHSQQRVAIEVTFGILKQRFRRLYLVDAASIKQCCLIIMGACVLHNFCNEERDFFEELQELPDLEEVGNDEDSGNVVDRSVAGYSESLRKAIAEKQC; encoded by the coding sequence ATGAACTGTGCCACACTCTCAACTGTCGTTCAAGTAGCCATAGACCTTGTGGACTCGGACAGTGATGAGGAGTTCGACGACTTGGTCGTAATGTTGGCCGTAAAGCTGGTGAGGAAAGACCGAAATCGTATTCCACGATACTATGAAGACGTCGTTGGCAGCTATATTGAGTTTGAGTTTAAGCGGCTCTTCCGACTGTCACGCGAGACCTTTAACTGTCTTGCAGACCGCTATCAAGCGTCACCGTTCTTCCCAGCAGCTCGTGGAGGGCGCGCGCGAATCAGTGCCGAAAAAACGTGTCTCATCGTTTTGAGCTATCTTGGGAGCCAGTGCAGCATGTACTCAATTGCAAACAGATTTGATGTTACAGAGTCATCTGTGCACGCATGCATTGAGAGGGTGCTCAGCCTTTTACATAGCATGAGTGAAGAAGTGATCGCGTGGCCGGACCAGCAAGAGCAAGAACGTAGCAAGGGTGGCTTCTTAATAAAGAGCGCTGGGAAGGGGCCACGAAACACAATTGGCTGCGTGGACGGAAGCCACATAGAGATAAACACCCCGACCGAATCCCCGCACTCGTACTTCAACCGGAAAAAGTTTCCTTCTTTGATCCTGCAAGGCATATGCAACCATGAGAATAGGTTCATAGATGTGCTAATTGGATTTCCCGGCTCGGCGCACGACGCCAGGGTGCTTCGCGAAGGCCCCTTTTTTGAAGCTGCAGCAACCAAATGCAGCAATGGTTACATCTTGGGGGATTCAGCCTATCCGTTGCTACCATGGCTTATGACGCCTTACAAGGATACGCAGCGGAGCTTCCCCTCCTGGAAAAGGAAATATAACAAGTGCCATTCTCAGCAGCGAGTTGCCATTGAGGTGACATTTGGTATACTCAAGCAGCGATTTCGCAGGCTGTACTTGGTGGACGCAGCCAGCATAAAGCAGTGCTGCCTTATAATCATGGGCGCATGCGTCCTGCACAACTTTTGCAATGAGGAGAGAGATTTCTTCGAAGAGCTGCAGGAACTCCCGGATTTAGAGGAAGTCGGAAACGATGAGGACAGTGGCAATGTTGTTGACCGCAGTGTGGCAGGCTACAGTGAGAGCCTGCGAAAGGCAATTGCCGAAAAGCAGTGCTAA